Within the Drosophila miranda strain MSH22 chromosome Y unlocalized genomic scaffold, D.miranda_PacBio2.1 Contig_Y2_pilon, whole genome shotgun sequence genome, the region GGGCCTGTTTGCGTATTATCGTATCTCGCACGAGTTGCTGAAAGTTGTTAAATTATTGTTTGTATTTTGGACAatatacaacaaaaaacactTTCAAGAGCACCTGTTCCAAATGCATAGGTTCAATGGCTTATACGTTCATAACTGTTTTCTTTTCTTAACTCTAGATCAAActgtgagggagcgtacgctccacccacattttttcCGCCCACCATTTAACTCTCGTTTCTCTCCCACTGGAGTAACCCTAATCGAAAGAGAGGAAACCGAAgtccaacaacaacgacgcagcagccgAGAACCGCAagcctggagtagactgagatttGTACCCCagccaggatcgcttccttacaaaaCAATTCGATCGTGGCATTCATTGAACAATTAGAAGATCATTTCCATAAGAATCCTTGTGAAAGGAACCAGTATTAATAAAATGGAGGGGAGGTCGATTACCTTAACATTTGCCTTTTGTCAGATGATAGATCCCTGGGAAGAGCCATTAATCCAAACGGGTCTTAGCCAAAAAATTAGAGCGTATTTGAACACCCATCAAGTGATCAATGCATCAACCTGACCACTTAGGAGCCGCACAAAAGATCCCAAAATGAGACATTAGCATTTGAAATGATTCAGTCGCAGAGGCAGCAAAAATACATATCAACGTCAATAACGACGGGTGTAATAATCTTGTGGTGAAATATAGGTACACACAAACAGAACGCGGTCCAAAAAAAAGCCCCTGAAATGTGTGATGTCTATACCAAATATTCTCTCACAAACATACGAATGCACCTTGGGTTGGGTTAGGCATTatacgagtgcgagtgcgagtgcgagtaccTCTACCAGAGTTGAGAACGTATTGATGCGTATTGGGTAAGAGAACAGGAACGACAGCTCATCCCAGCGATCAAAACAGCAAATAAAAGGCGCCTGGCCGAGAAGGCCGATCATCAGTTGCACTCCAGACTTCAAACTCCTCAATTGAATCCAGAAAATATCTAATAACTCGAAGAAGATGCGTCTAACACTGCTCGCCCTCATTGGCGTTCTGTGCCTTGCCTGCGCCTACGCCCTGGACAACCAGCAGGATGAAAACCAAAATAACGAGCAAGTGATTGGCCTGCTGGACGTGGCCGATCAGGGATCTGCCCATGCCAACGAAGGCGACCGAGAGGCTCGGCAATATGGCTGGGGAGGCCGAGGAGGCGGCTGGGGAGGACGCGGATGGGGAGGGCGCGGATGGGGTGGCGGCTGGGGTGGCCGCGGATGGGGTGGTGGCTGGGGCCGATAGGCCGGCACTGTCATACAAATGGATTGACAACCGACCACGCCTCTCCCATTGTCCACATCAGGATGACACCTCCAGATGTTAGGGCGCCAATAAAGAACATTTAGCAAAGCAAATAACCAACCTGTTTCTCATTTACTATGCTCAAAGAGGTGTCAAAGTACTCAGATATCGTATAATCAGCTATGTCCAATGCACTGGGCGGTGCGTGCACATCCATAAAAGAACCCCATCGGAGGACCCTGGAGAAAGTACAGTTTGGAGTTGCAACATGTCGACAACGGAAAACTTTATTCTGGTGCAGAAGACCACCATCGCCATGCTTGGCTTTGATCTATTCAGCGGCTCTGGTGAGATGTGGAAATATCGGTACAGGTGCATCAACGTGTACTCCATTGCGACCATCTTTCCGTTCATCCTGGCGGCCGTGATTCATAACTTGAAGAACGTAATGCTGCTGGCGGACGCTATGGTGGCCCTGCTCATCACTATATTGGGCCTCTTCAAGTTCAGCATGATCATCTATCTGCGAAAAGACTTTTGGCGGATGATTGACACGTTTCGCCACCTGATGACCCATGGTGAGTGGAGGACAGGATGTGATTGTGTTAGCCCTCACTGATCCCAATCTGTTCGATTAGAGGGGGCCCAGGGCGAAGAGTACGCCCAGATCATAATCACGGCCAACAAGCAGGATCAGCGGGTGTGCGGCATATTCCGGTCTTGCTTCTTCCTGGCCTGGGCCCTGAACAGTGTCCTCCCCTTTGTGCGAATGGGTCTGAGCTACTGGCTGTCACGGCATGTCGAGCCAGAGCTGTCCTTTCCCTGTCTGTATGTATGCTTTGGAACATGTGAGGACATTCATTCATTGCCTTTCCTGCAGCTTTCCCTGGGACATCCACAACAAACGCAACTACGCGCTGACCTTCTTGTGGTGTGCATTTGCCTCAACAGGAGTGGTCCTGCCAGCCGTCAGCCTGGACACCATCTTCTGCTCCTTCACGAGCAACCTGTGCGCCTTCTTCAAGATCGTCCAGTACAAGGTGCTGCGCTTTAAGAGCGAAACCCCAGTGGAGTCGCAGGCGAAGCTCAACAAGATCTTTGCTCTGTCCCAGAAAAGCCTTGACATGTGCACGGAGCTGAACCACTGCTACGAGCCGATCATCTGCGCCCAGTTTTTCATTTCCTCGCTGCAGCTCTGCATGCTCGGCTACCTCTTCTCGATCACCTTCAGCCAGACGGAGGGCGTCTACTATGCCTCCTTCATTGCCACCATCATCATCCAGGCGTACATTTACTGCTATTGCGGCGAGAACGTGAAGACGGAGAGCGCACTCTTCGAGCCATCTACGAtagtccctgtccctgtccatcTGTCGCTCTCTACTGATCAGCATGATGCGGGCATCTCACGGATTCCGCATCACAGGCTACTTCTTTGAGGCCAACATGGAGGCGTTCTCATCGGTGAGCTAAGCGCTTTTCTCATCTACAGATTTCCGTTTATTGATTGTCCTGATTGATCCCCTGCAGATTGTCCGCACCGCCATGTAATATATTACCATGCTACGCTCCTTCTCCTAGAGAGGATCGGATCACTGGATGCACTTATTGGCGCAATATTCGTTTTATTGCTGAGCTTGCGATTAACAATCGATTTTACATATCTTACAAAACATTACGTATCTCACACAGTTCGTAGAGTACTAATTAGAATAGATTAGAGTTGGGGATTGGATTGGAAGACTGTAGAAATGCACGAATGAAGCACGAAGGGTGGATGGTGTCTCAGCTGGAATGGAATGACGGGGGCGGTGGAAATGGATGCATGTACCTCTGATGAGCagctgctctctctctctcactctttcGATCTCCATATCTGTTCAAGAGATTATCTTTCATCTCTGATTCAGAACTTGAAGAAAGAAGATTGGAGGTTGCTTGATTATTTGAAGAACCTGCCGGGAGCGGCGGCTGCGCGGACGGGGGTGGTGTGGGAATGTGGGCGCCCTCGGCACGGTATCCGTTCTCATCAGCAATGTATGTGATGGTGTAGACCACGCCATCGGGTCCGGTGTAGGAGTACGAGCCCTGCATCACCTGTAGCCACACAAAGAATTTAAATTGCTCCTCAAAGTATGCTGCGGAGGAATGGGGCTTCCACCCAAAAGTAGACTCACCTGAGCCTCCACTTGGGTGCCCGGATTCTTCAGGTAACCCGCCTCGTCAGCTCGGATTCCATTGCTCGTCTCGTAGCTGTCGAGGATCAGTAGAGTTTTAGCTACAACCGGAGATCTGTGAACGATTCCACTCACTTGTACTGATACGATCCATCCGGATTGAGGTCAAAGTTCTGCTTCAGTGGGTGAGTGTCTGCATGACCTTTTGGGCCGAGAGGGAGAATGAAACGGGCGTCGGTTAAATAGAGTCATAACTGATGGTTCAGCATCGAAAGAGTTGCCGGCGGCGGTCTGTGCCCGCTTTGAATGTCAAACTCGTTGCTATGCAATTAGTATATGATGCATCGATTAACTTTAGCGGATTTTGAAAGTTCTTCAGAGATGATGATGCCGATGAAGGTCGTGGGAAAATTATCCATAAAAGGCACACGCTCCCCTTCTCTCTCGGATACGAGTGTCCAAGGATGCTCTGGGGATCTGACTAGGATCTGTTTCACTTTGAGAGTACTTTTTCGTAAATCAGAGGATCCAGAGGATCTTCGCACAACACCAAGAATGGAATGGAACGATGGAAAACTCACTTCGAATTCGCGACTTGATTTCGATTACTGCGCTGGGGAGGCTCGTCAAAAGTGTTTTGACTTGAATGCAGTTGCCACAAACGTTTTTATACCAAAAAAGTGCACTCTCTGGGCCCGCAGTCGCTGCAGGCCAAGcggaggcagtggcagtggcagagccaGATGCAGCGACGGCATCCGCAGCGACATGCTGTAGAAAGAGGAGCGAGCAGGTTGGGGGAGCAACAAActgagctgctgctgttgctgctggtactgctgctgctttcaATGTACCACTCGGCGTATGCGCAACGCCCATTTGCATATGAAACTCGTTGCGCATACGCGGTGTATGCCGAGATTGGTTCTCCACATCTACCCGGGCATTAATTTACGTGAATTAGCAATGCGAACTTCATTTGATTAGGGCCCCTCCGTCGGCTGCTGGATGCTCCGTTCGCCGCAATAATTCTCCAGCTCAAATATTAATTAAAAGATTACCGATGTTGCAATTGTATTCGTTTTGATGAATTGCCCATTTGGCCACTTGGGCACTCGGGCACTTGAGCACTGGATTGCAATGCAGATCGGTAAAACATTTTGCGGCATTTCTATTGACATTTGAGTAGGTCGATGGGGCGTGGTGGGGCGTGGCCTTCTTGTCCGTTTGAATGCATCGTTAAAGAGCATTATGTGGCTTTGTTTGCGGCTCTAGGATCTGGATATGTCTGGTGTGTCTGCCCTTTGGCCAATCTGCTATCTCAATTTCGCTGACCAGGTCAGGCCGCCACTCCCTTGCACCAGTTACCACTTGGCCTCTTTTCTGAGGCCCCTTTTCTGAGTCCCCTTTTCTGATCCCCTTTTCAAGCCTCTTTTCATTCGATTCCCGTTTTGCCGGCCGGCTGGCAGTCTAGTGGCTTGGAAAAATGCAATTTTCGGCTTAAACTTTAAACTTTTGCAGCGTGTAGGAAATGTCAGTTGCAATTCATAAATAATTAATTACAGCAATAACTGCTGCAAACTGCAAACTGAAAcagctccagcttcagctACAGCTTCGGAGCtgagccactgcaacaaagatgatCACGAAACATGATGAACATCGCCCAAGATAACACCCTACGCCCCTTGCCCGCCACTCAACTTCGCACCACACCACCCCACATACCGGCTGCTGTTGGCGTCGGTGTGGATTTTCCTTTTCGTACGTTTTCCGTGTTACTTGGCCACGCGGTTGCCCGCGCTTTGGTTTGGCCTTCGCTACGTTGAAACTGCAGTGGATGCCGGATTCCAACTCGAAGCCACAGTCGGCGTCTGAGGCAGGGTCTGGCCGAGAGGTGAGTGTCTTTGGTTTAGTGCATTTTTGTACATTTGACATACATCATTGACAATCCCCTGCCAATGTGTCTATGCCAAATGGTAGATGGGATTACTCATCGTTTATGTTTTTCATCACACTCGCCAGTATCCCGTGTGATGACTGACGACTGATACATCTGCATCGCATGCGGGCGCTTCATTCCGATCCAATCTGAGCGCATTTTAAGTGCACCTAAAGTGCATCTTAATTTATGCCCCTTTGTCTTCTCGGATCACAATGCTACCCGATTCTACCCTCTATGCTAATCGAGTGCAGTTCCCTAAACATTCGCAATCAATCAGAGATACAAAGATACTCAGATACTCAGATACTGTGAGACTCGACTGAGTTGTTCAACTAGTGAGATATTCGGGCATTCCAGCTGATGGATTGCCTTCCAGCAACACTTAGGTGGTTTTCAAGCTCCGAGCAAACTTGTTTGTGACGTGTTCAGGCGCTGCTTTTGAAGACGATGAGAAATGATCCTGTCCAGGCAGCAATTTCGGCCTGGAATATTGGCGCACACAAATCATTCGATGTTAAGTGGATTATTCGATCGCAGAAATCGCACTCATTGCAGGGCTCTCATCTGTTCCGATGTGACCTTTAGCTCTCCTCGAGCTCTTTCTCTTCTCTCGTTGTTGAATCATAAATATGCAAATCCCATCGCTATGGCTGTGAGTGTTTTATTAAATCACATTCTGGCCGCTTCCATAGAATTTCTTTGGTGTTTTTTCCAACATgattcgttttgttttttttttggattttgGCTATGGGGACTGGATGGCGTAATGGAGTGGAAGATGCTAATTCGCGGCTGCTGCGCACATTTAACTCCGATATAAAAGCCTCACCTGGCGATGTAGTAGGCCAAGTCGAAAGCCAGTCCCCGCCAGGAACACACGCACCACAAACACCCAGTACTCTCACTCCAAAAATGCTGAAGATTACCATCTGTTTGTTGGCCTTGGCCGGCGGAGCGTGGGGCGCCAGCATTGGTGGCCAGGTGGTGAGCAGCACCACCGAGAGGTGCgaagacggagacggagaagAACCCGGACGGCTCCTTCCACTTCGAATACGAGGGCGGCGACCAGTCGTACCGCCAGGAGCAGAGACAACTCCAGAATGCCGGCACCGAGGATGAGGCTTTG harbors:
- the LOC117193696 gene encoding vicilin-like seed storage protein At2g28490 — translated: MRLTLLALIGVLCLACAYALDNQQDENQNNEQVIGLLDVADQGSAHANEGDREARQYGWGGRGGGWGGRGWGGRGWGGGWGGRGWGGGWGR
- the LOC108160842 gene encoding odorant receptor 47a, which gives rise to MSTTENFILVQKTTIAMLGFDLFSGSGEMWKYRYRCINVYSIATIFPFILAAVIHNLKNVMLLADAMVALLITILGLFKFSMIIYLRKDFWRMIDTFRHLMTHEGAQGEEYAQIIITANKQDQRVCGIFRSCFFLAWALNSVLPFVRMGLSYWLSRHVEPELSFPCLFPWDIHNKRNYALTFLWCAFASTGVVLPAVSLDTIFCSFTSNLCAFFKIVQYKVLRFKSETPVESQAKLNKIFALSQKSLDMCTELNHCYEPIICAQFFISSLQLCMLGYLFSITFSQTEGVYYASFIATIIIQAYIYCYCGENVKTESALFEPSTIVPVPVHLSLSTDQHDAGISRIPHHRLLL